In Sphaerospermopsis torques-reginae ITEP-024, the genomic window TGTAAGGAATCAAAACCACGCTTGCGAGTGCCAATTTTTTCTGCTAACCCCAATAAAATCGCCATGATGACTGACATTATAGCAATGATTAATGCACTTTCAGGTAAAATATCTTTTAACAGAAAACCAAAAATTAATGCCGGCATTGTTCCTACAGCAATACCCACCAATATTTTCCATTCTTCTCGTTGCCAATCTTGATCTTGAAATGCGGCAATTGCACCTGTAACAATACTAGAAATTTGTGACCAAAAATATAATAATATCGCTATCACACTACCAAATTGAATCGCATCCACAAAATCTTTAGCACCTAGTTCTTTCCAAGCAAATACTTTGGTGACTATTAACAAATGTGCTGTACTACTAATCGGTAAAAACTCTGTAATACCTTGCACAATACCTAAAATAAAAGCTTGCAACCATTCCGGGGTAACTTGTTTTGTATTTTCTGCTACGGCCAGCAAATGGGATGATAGTTGGGATGATAGTAAATATATACTACTTGCTTCTAAAATTGTTGTCATTAACCAGACTCCCAAAATGGATGCGTAATTTTAACAAATTATCCAACCTGATCCGCTATTGTCATCAGTTTTTCCGGGCAAGATTTTTTGGTGACTGGTGACTAGTGACTGGTGACTGGTGACTGGTGACTGGGAAGAAAATTTTAGATTTTAGATTTTAGATTTTAGATTGGAATTGACAAAAATAATCCAAAATCCAAAATCCAAAATCCAAAATTGTATCGCCAATTACCAATTACCAATTACCCATGCCCTGGAATTTATTGTATAATTAAAATGCCCCTGGGGGGGATTTTAGAGTGTGATATTGTAGAAAAGTAAAGTTTAGTAACAAATATTAAAAACCTTGATTAATAATACGTTGTCATCCTACACTACTGCGACTTCCTCGATTGAGACAGATTTGTATACCGCTGACACCAAGCCCAGAGGTATCCAAGAATTAGAGTCTACTCTTTCCTTGTCGCCTTCTCTACCAACGGCGATCGCAATTAACCAAATTTGGTTAGTATTTGCAGCGGCGGTGTTTTTGGTATCTGTACCAGTATTTATAGAAGCGCCCTTAGTGCGATCGCTACCCAGTCTCAGTTTAGTCATCACAGGATTTTGGATTTGGCTGAGTTTAAAATTAATGTCCCGACAGCAAACCTATCTGTGGGGCGATTTACTCTTAGGATTTAGCCTCAGTTGGTTAACAGGAGCGATTTACTGGGGTTGGTTACGTTGGGAACCCCTGTGGCACTTACCCATAGAATCAATCGGCCTACCCTTTGCTATTTGGTGTTTGCGGAAAAACTGGGGTAAAGTCGGTAACTGGTTTTATCTTGGTTCTCTATTTGGAACTGTATTAACAGATATATATTTCTACTTAGTAGACTTAATGCCTTTTTGGCGGCAAATTATGAGAACAGATGCCACGGGAGCGTCACAAATCTTAAAAAATGCCTTAGCACAAGTACAAACACCTTGGGGAGAAGGCTGGGCAATTATGTTAGCCTTAGCATTGTTAACAGTGGGGCTGGTATCTTTGGGTAATAAGCAACGGCATTGGTACGCCTTTGGTGGAGCAGTTTTGAGTACAATTTTAGTAGACAGTCTGTTTTTACTAGCTGCGATTCTGGCCTGAAATTCTTAACCACCTAAGAGCAAAAATTAGTAACAAGTTGGTAATAAGTTTGTAACAAATTTTTACAAAGTCAAATCCCAGAAAAAACACTAATGTGGTAATAGCGAGTAATACCCAAATTTTCAACTTCAATTACAGCTAAGTTGGGTAGTTCACTAAGCTGTATATTAGTTTTTGATGACTGCTGTGTGTTAATTCAGCTATCAGCTATTAACCAGAGCATGAAGTCAGAGGCAATCGGTAATCCATCAGCCTGAACTTCAGCAGGATGAAATAATTACCTCATAACTCGCACTTATGCCCCTAGTTAACAGCTTGTAGTTGAAAGCTTTTATTTCTGTTGGATGGAAAGAGGTAGAAAAATCGTGAAAGGATTAGTACGTTTATTAACAGTTTTTAGTTTGTTGCTAGGTGCTTGGGGATGGTTAGGAACTAATCAAACAGCCCAAGCTGCTGGTTTTCAAAGCTTTAGTTGGCCACAAGTTCCTGTGATGGCAATTGCTCGTCAAAACAAGGCAGATCAGAAGTTAGCAACAGAATTTGGTAAAAAAATAGATTTGAATAATACCAATATTGCTGCTTTTCAACAGTATCCAGGGCTTTATCCCACCTTGGCTAAAAAAATCATCAAGAATGCGCCTTACAAGAGTGTAGAGGATGTATTGAATCTGGCAGGATTGAGCGATCGACAAAAACAGACCCTACAAGCTAACTTAGGCAACTTTACCGTGACAGAATACGAGCCTGAGTTTAACGAAGGTGATGATCGTATTAACAACGGTATCTACAGATAAACCTGATTGGTGATTGGTGATTGGTGATTGGTGATTGGTGATTGGTAAAAAGTTCATTACCCATTACCCATTACCCATTACCTATTACCCATTACCCATTACCCATTACCCACCTTCCCTAACCTTGTCTCAAATAGATATACCTAACCAATTTGATGTATTAGTAGTCGGCGCTGGTGCTGCTGGACTATATACAGCACTTTGTCTACCAGAATCCTTAAAAGTAGGCTTAATTACTAAAGAAACTGTTACCTTATCCGCCAGTGATTGGGCGCAAGGTGGTATTGCTGCTGCCGTATCCCCAGAAGATTCACCAAAACTGCATATTCAAGACACCTTAAAAGCTGGTGCAGGTTTGTGTGATATCGAAGCCGTAGAATTTTTAGCCCAAAAAGCTCCTAGTTGTATTCAATCCTTAGTTAACTTGGGTGTAGCTTTTGATCGTCATGGAAACACCCTAGCTTTAACCTTAGAAGCTGCCCACTCCCGTCATCGGGTTCTCCACGCCGCCGACACCACAGGTAGGGAAGTAACAACTACCCTCACGGACCAAGTATTGCGTCGTCCAAATATCCAAGTGATTCAGCAAGCTTTGGCTTTGTCCTTGTGGATAGAACCAGAAACAGGTCACTGTCAAGGAATCAGCTTATTTTATCAAGGTCAAGTTACATGGATCAAAGCTGGTGCTGTAGTTTTAGCCACCGGAGGCGGTGGTCAAGTATTTGCCCAAACTACTAACCCTGCGGTGAGTACAGGTGATGGAGTGGCCATAGCATGGCGGGCGGGTGCTATTGTTCGTGATCCAGAATTTGTCCAATTTCATCCTACAGCCTTAACAAAACCAGGACGTTTTCTCATTAGTGAAGCGGTACGGGGTGAAGGAGCGCACCTTGTGGATAACGAAGGACGACGTTTTGCTTTTGACTATGATCCAGCAGGTGAACTTGCTCCGCGAGATGTGGTAAGTAGAGCTATTTTTAGTCATCTCCAACGTACCGCAGAGGATCTTGCTACTGCCCATGTTTGGTTAGATATGCGCCCTATTCCTGCTGATAAAATTCGGCAACGGTTTCCTAATATTATTAAAGTTTGTCAGCGTTGGGGTATTGATGTTTTTCATCAACCGATTCCTGTAGCTCCTGCTGCTCATTATTGGATGGGTGGTATTGTCGCCGATTTACAAAATCGTACTAATATTCCCGGTTTATATGCTGTGGGAGAAACTGCTAGTACGGGAGTTCATGGTGCTAATCGTCTAGCTAGTA contains:
- a CDS encoding undecaprenyl-diphosphate phosphatase, translating into MTTILEASSIYLLSSQLSSHLLAVAENTKQVTPEWLQAFILGIVQGITEFLPISSTAHLLIVTKVFAWKELGAKDFVDAIQFGSVIAILLYFWSQISSIVTGAIAAFQDQDWQREEWKILVGIAVGTMPALIFGFLLKDILPESALIIAIMSVIMAILLGLAEKIGTRKRGFDSLQIRDGILVGLGQTLALIPGVSRSGSTLTTSLFLGLERDTAAKFSFLLGFPTLTIATLYKSLKIFKLFQEGQLPDNIVLLLVIGIVSTFIFSYLSIAFLIRYLQTKNTFVFVWYRLAFGCAILLAIANGWQG
- a CDS encoding DUF3120 domain-containing protein, whose translation is MINNTLSSYTTATSSIETDLYTADTKPRGIQELESTLSLSPSLPTAIAINQIWLVFAAAVFLVSVPVFIEAPLVRSLPSLSLVITGFWIWLSLKLMSRQQTYLWGDLLLGFSLSWLTGAIYWGWLRWEPLWHLPIESIGLPFAIWCLRKNWGKVGNWFYLGSLFGTVLTDIYFYLVDLMPFWRQIMRTDATGASQILKNALAQVQTPWGEGWAIMLALALLTVGLVSLGNKQRHWYAFGGAVLSTILVDSLFLLAAILA
- the nadB gene encoding L-aspartate oxidase, giving the protein MSQIDIPNQFDVLVVGAGAAGLYTALCLPESLKVGLITKETVTLSASDWAQGGIAAAVSPEDSPKLHIQDTLKAGAGLCDIEAVEFLAQKAPSCIQSLVNLGVAFDRHGNTLALTLEAAHSRHRVLHAADTTGREVTTTLTDQVLRRPNIQVIQQALALSLWIEPETGHCQGISLFYQGQVTWIKAGAVVLATGGGGQVFAQTTNPAVSTGDGVAIAWRAGAIVRDPEFVQFHPTALTKPGRFLISEAVRGEGAHLVDNEGRRFAFDYDPAGELAPRDVVSRAIFSHLQRTAEDLATAHVWLDMRPIPADKIRQRFPNIIKVCQRWGIDVFHQPIPVAPAAHYWMGGIVADLQNRTNIPGLYAVGETASTGVHGANRLASNSLLECIVFGAQMADLKLEVPPAEVTAQVKDLDPSPLFCNLSVSAWENQKAQLESIREKLPRLVWQNAGICREQSSLENAIATIESWEQDFTSLPLSQFLESLHPTATASFNLPNIDQQLRLWAETRNLLDVAYLILKSAAFRTESRGGHYRLDYPQPDSDWQVHTMIQNHHWWKSQSILPAYPKSN
- the psbU gene encoding photosystem II complex extrinsic protein PsbU produces the protein MKGLVRLLTVFSLLLGAWGWLGTNQTAQAAGFQSFSWPQVPVMAIARQNKADQKLATEFGKKIDLNNTNIAAFQQYPGLYPTLAKKIIKNAPYKSVEDVLNLAGLSDRQKQTLQANLGNFTVTEYEPEFNEGDDRINNGIYR